The following are from one region of the Ruficoccus sp. ZRK36 genome:
- a CDS encoding beta-ketoacyl-[acyl-carrier-protein] synthase family protein, translating into MESIVITGMGGVSPIGIGNAAMDESLRQCKHGYKDISTFTSSEKYPLMSGASIGDFPADDYLSFPADAKYRGSVRPKRLDSASQYALVAAKLAAEQAGLLGEEDRLSDLNAEKSAVIMGIALMGVESYDRLHSDFSEGKKVSPFAVPMYMTSASASVISTYFNFKGTPFTVNTACASSLTAIIRACDILQLNRPGGPSMILAGGAEASLTDFVGASFLAAKAMSPDGISRPFDKNRNGFGPAEGAGVLVLERKSDALKRGARPLAEIIGFDEQHDHFDAESAPGVNFTSPDTSGEQLAESISTTLQQAQCSPDAIDVYNSHGTGTKFNDLTEARALKRVFGDKLPSVMALKGFMGHAGGASSVLELIGSILSMQGDYLPGNPQLEDLDPETGISLEKQTQTLSSQVHLKTAMGFGGTRAVIAIRKYSE; encoded by the coding sequence ATGGAATCGATTGTTATTACAGGAATGGGTGGTGTCTCCCCTATTGGAATTGGAAACGCAGCTATGGACGAAAGTCTTCGGCAATGCAAACATGGATATAAAGATATCTCAACATTCACGAGCAGCGAGAAATACCCGCTAATGTCGGGCGCCTCGATCGGAGACTTCCCCGCCGATGATTATCTGAGCTTTCCGGCAGACGCCAAGTACCGCGGATCGGTACGCCCCAAGCGCCTGGACAGCGCCTCACAGTATGCGCTGGTCGCCGCCAAGCTGGCCGCTGAGCAAGCCGGGCTGCTGGGCGAGGAAGACCGCCTCAGCGATTTGAATGCCGAGAAGAGCGCCGTGATTATGGGTATCGCGCTGATGGGCGTCGAAAGCTACGACCGCCTGCATAGCGACTTCTCCGAGGGGAAGAAAGTCTCTCCCTTTGCCGTCCCCATGTACATGACGAGCGCATCCGCCTCCGTCATCAGCACTTACTTCAACTTCAAGGGCACGCCCTTTACGGTCAATACCGCGTGCGCATCCTCGCTCACGGCCATCATCCGCGCCTGCGACATCCTCCAGCTCAACCGCCCCGGCGGCCCCAGCATGATCCTGGCCGGTGGTGCAGAGGCCTCGCTCACGGACTTTGTCGGAGCCAGCTTCCTCGCCGCCAAGGCCATGAGCCCCGATGGCATTTCGCGCCCCTTTGACAAGAACCGTAACGGCTTCGGCCCGGCCGAAGGCGCAGGCGTCCTCGTCCTCGAGCGCAAGAGCGATGCGCTCAAGCGTGGTGCCCGCCCGCTGGCAGAGATTATCGGGTTCGATGAACAGCACGACCACTTCGACGCCGAGAGCGCACCGGGCGTGAACTTCACCTCCCCCGACACCAGCGGAGAGCAGTTGGCGGAGTCGATCAGCACGACCCTCCAGCAGGCCCAATGCAGCCCGGACGCCATCGATGTCTACAACTCACACGGCACCGGGACGAAGTTTAATGACCTGACCGAGGCCCGCGCCCTGAAGCGCGTCTTTGGCGACAAACTGCCCTCCGTCATGGCCCTGAAGGGCTTCATGGGGCACGCAGGCGGCGCCAGCTCTGTGCTGGAGTTGATCGGCAGCATTCTCAGTATGCAGGGGGACTATCTCCCCGGTAATCCCCAACTGGAGGATCTCGACCCGGAGACCGGAATCTCGCTCGAAAAGCAGACTCAGACCCTATCCAGCCAGGTTCACCTGAAGACCGCCATGGGCTTTGGGGGCACACGAGCCGTCATCGCGATCCGGAAATACTCGGAATAG
- a CDS encoding cyclophilin-like fold protein translates to MNIEIMVGDQVVNAHLADNPSAQDFAAMLPLELSLEDYGKIEKVADLPKKLTKDGAPAGYKPAPGDITYYAPWGNLAIFLRGFSYSAGLIYLGKIDSGLEKLVREGALKVVIRMKAEDSDKDGQD, encoded by the coding sequence ATGAACATCGAAATCATGGTCGGAGATCAGGTGGTGAATGCCCACTTGGCAGACAACCCCTCCGCACAGGATTTTGCGGCGATGCTTCCGCTTGAGTTGAGTCTGGAGGACTATGGGAAGATCGAGAAAGTCGCCGACCTTCCGAAAAAACTGACCAAAGACGGCGCTCCTGCTGGCTATAAGCCCGCTCCAGGAGACATCACCTATTATGCCCCCTGGGGGAATCTCGCGATCTTCCTGCGCGGGTTCAGCTACTCAGCCGGTTTGATCTACCTTGGTAAGATTGATTCCGGTCTCGAGAAGCTGGTCCGCGAGGGGGCGCTTAAGGTGGTGATCCGGATGAAAGCCGAAGACTCGGATAAAGACGGACAAGACTAG
- a CDS encoding NAD(P)-dependent alcohol dehydrogenase, with the protein MKPIITLLSIALGLLSGHIAQAEGQPVPAKGYALFSEDGHFKPYEFERHAVGENDVLIEIMYAGICHSDIHTVRSEWGPSHYPIVPGHEIVGRVTQVGDNVTKFKPGDYAGVGCMVNACGECDNCKAGLEQFCEKGAVFTYGSKDKYHGNAITQGGYSNNIVVSEDFAIKVPEDAEIEKVAPLFCAGITTYSPLEYAHIGEGDKVGVAGFGGLGHMAVKYAVSKGADVTVFDITEEKRQDALDMGAVKYVNVRNPEELKGLQNNFKLILSTIPAHYDPTMYVRMLEMGGELVIVGLPANDQRPSIDIGSLVFMSRRKVSGSLIGGIPETQEMLDYSVAHGIYPEVEVIPVGQIDEAYRNVVDGEVKFRYVIDMSTMQ; encoded by the coding sequence ATGAAACCTATAATCACACTCCTGTCTATCGCGCTGGGACTCCTCTCAGGCCATATCGCTCAGGCCGAGGGGCAACCCGTCCCCGCCAAAGGCTATGCGCTTTTTTCTGAAGACGGCCACTTCAAGCCCTACGAGTTTGAGCGCCATGCCGTTGGCGAAAATGACGTGCTCATCGAGATCATGTACGCGGGCATCTGCCACAGCGACATTCACACCGTCCGCTCCGAGTGGGGACCGTCCCACTATCCGATCGTCCCCGGGCACGAGATTGTCGGTCGGGTCACGCAGGTCGGCGATAATGTGACGAAGTTCAAGCCCGGTGATTACGCCGGGGTGGGCTGCATGGTCAACGCCTGCGGAGAATGCGATAACTGCAAGGCCGGGCTGGAGCAGTTCTGCGAAAAGGGAGCGGTTTTCACCTATGGCTCCAAGGACAAGTACCATGGCAACGCCATCACTCAGGGCGGCTACTCCAACAATATCGTCGTCTCGGAAGACTTCGCGATCAAGGTCCCGGAGGATGCGGAGATCGAGAAGGTTGCCCCGCTTTTCTGCGCGGGCATCACGACCTACTCGCCGCTTGAGTACGCGCATATCGGTGAAGGTGACAAGGTCGGCGTCGCCGGTTTTGGCGGGCTGGGCCATATGGCTGTCAAATATGCAGTCTCCAAGGGCGCAGATGTGACGGTTTTCGACATCACCGAGGAGAAGCGCCAGGACGCACTGGATATGGGTGCCGTCAAGTACGTCAATGTCCGCAATCCCGAAGAGCTGAAAGGCCTGCAAAACAATTTTAAACTCATCCTCAGCACGATCCCGGCCCATTACGACCCCACGATGTACGTGCGGATGCTGGAAATGGGGGGCGAGCTCGTCATTGTCGGCCTGCCTGCCAATGACCAGCGCCCGAGCATTGATATCGGTTCGCTCGTGTTTATGTCCCGCCGGAAGGTTTCCGGTTCACTCATCGGTGGTATCCCTGAGACGCAGGAGATGCTCGATTACTCCGTCGCCCATGGCATCTACCCGGAGGTGGAGGTGATCCCCGTCGGTCAGATCGATGAGGCCTACCGAAACGTGGTGGACGGTGAGGTGAAATTCCGGTATGTTATCGACATGAGCACCATGCAGTAG
- a CDS encoding NAD(P)-dependent alcohol dehydrogenase — translation MDTIGYAAQSAATPLAPFHFERRDLRPNDVAIEILYCGVCHSDLHTVRGDWGPQAYPLIPGHEIVGRVIEVGPEVKKYKAGDNVAVGCMVDSCQKCDQCEHGEEQYCREGMTPTYGSPDRVSGEITQGGYSKHIIVREEFVLSVPDGLDLSRAAPILCAGITTYSPLRTWNISKGSRVGVIGLGGLGHMAVKLAAAMGAHVTVLSRTADKKKDAESLGAHELLISTDEEAMEKAANSFELIIDTVPVEHDVNPYTPLLDIDGTLVMVGQVGPIMGPTTVPMIMGRRRIAGSLIGGIRETQELLDFCAEKNVHPDCEMIRMDEINEAFVRMEKSDVRYRFVIDMASLEA, via the coding sequence ATGGACACAATCGGATACGCAGCACAAAGCGCAGCAACACCCCTGGCACCTTTTCACTTCGAACGCCGGGACCTTCGCCCCAACGATGTGGCGATCGAGATCCTGTACTGTGGAGTCTGCCACTCGGACCTGCACACCGTCCGCGGTGACTGGGGCCCCCAGGCATACCCGCTGATCCCCGGACACGAGATCGTCGGTCGCGTGATCGAGGTGGGCCCTGAGGTCAAAAAATACAAGGCAGGCGACAACGTGGCCGTGGGCTGCATGGTCGATAGCTGCCAGAAGTGCGACCAGTGCGAGCACGGCGAGGAGCAATACTGCCGCGAGGGCATGACCCCGACCTACGGCTCCCCCGACCGTGTCTCTGGTGAGATCACACAGGGCGGCTACTCGAAGCACATTATCGTGCGTGAGGAGTTCGTGCTGAGCGTCCCCGACGGTCTGGATCTCAGCCGTGCCGCTCCCATCCTCTGCGCGGGCATCACGACCTACTCGCCGCTGCGCACATGGAATATCAGTAAGGGCAGCCGCGTCGGTGTGATCGGTCTCGGTGGCTTGGGCCATATGGCTGTCAAGCTGGCCGCCGCTATGGGCGCTCATGTGACGGTTCTGAGCCGTACGGCCGACAAGAAGAAGGATGCAGAGTCCCTCGGTGCCCATGAGCTTCTGATTTCTACTGATGAGGAGGCTATGGAAAAGGCCGCCAACTCTTTTGAACTGATCATCGACACCGTCCCGGTTGAGCATGATGTGAACCCGTACACGCCGCTGCTCGACATCGACGGCACACTCGTCATGGTCGGCCAGGTCGGGCCTATCATGGGGCCGACGACAGTTCCCATGATTATGGGCCGTCGCCGGATCGCAGGTTCACTCATCGGCGGCATTCGGGAGACGCAGGAGCTTCTGGATTTCTGCGCCGAGAAGAATGTGCACCCGGACTGCGAAATGATTCGTATGGACGAGATCAACGAAGCCTTTGTGCGGATGGAGAAATCCGATGTGCGCTACCGCTTCGTGATCGATATGGCCAGCCTGGAGGCCTGA
- a CDS encoding AraC family transcriptional regulator, translated as MNTQTAPSPIADEVKELRQTIAQLTEHRESPDTSIPGLSLYSMEQPTEPSTGMYEPSICMVVQGAKQVFLGEEKIIYDESNYLLTSLHLPTTFQVYRASKEKPYLGLRLLLDLKEVAQMMAGSDLPPPREQQSHLGMSVGETTVPIINAVRRLVQLLQHEADIPIMAPIIQKEIIYRLLSSDQGMKLRQIASSGSQSNQVSKAIIWLKDHFAHPINVDELARVVGMSKSTFHQHFRAMTNYSPLQYQKQLRLQEARRLMLMEHKDAASAAFEVGYESPSQFSREYSRQFGAPPLRDISTLRQLAAS; from the coding sequence ATGAACACGCAGACAGCCCCCTCGCCGATTGCCGATGAGGTAAAAGAGCTCAGGCAGACAATTGCACAATTGACTGAACACAGGGAATCGCCAGACACCAGCATCCCCGGACTCTCACTCTACAGCATGGAGCAGCCGACTGAGCCGTCCACCGGCATGTACGAGCCGAGCATCTGCATGGTTGTCCAAGGCGCCAAGCAAGTCTTTCTGGGTGAGGAGAAGATCATCTACGACGAAAGTAACTATCTGCTGACCTCGCTGCACTTACCCACAACGTTTCAGGTGTACCGGGCCAGTAAGGAAAAGCCCTACCTCGGCCTGCGGCTGCTGCTCGACCTGAAAGAAGTCGCCCAGATGATGGCTGGCAGCGATCTTCCCCCACCCCGTGAGCAGCAGTCTCACCTGGGGATGTCCGTCGGCGAGACGACCGTTCCCATCATCAACGCCGTGCGCCGTCTGGTCCAGCTCCTGCAGCATGAGGCCGATATCCCCATCATGGCTCCCATTATTCAAAAAGAGATCATCTACCGCCTGCTCAGTAGCGACCAGGGCATGAAGCTGCGGCAGATCGCCAGCTCGGGCAGCCAGAGTAACCAGGTGTCAAAGGCGATCATCTGGCTCAAAGACCATTTCGCCCACCCGATCAATGTCGATGAGCTGGCGCGGGTCGTGGGCATGAGTAAGTCCACTTTCCACCAGCACTTCCGGGCCATGACGAACTACAGCCCCCTGCAGTACCAGAAGCAGTTGCGGCTGCAAGAGGCCCGTCGCCTGATGCTGATGGAGCATAAAGACGCCGCCAGTGCCGCCTTTGAGGTCGGCTACGAGAGCCCCTCCCAGTTCAGCCGTGAGTACAGCCGCCAGTTCGGAGCACCTCCCCTGCGGGATATCAGCACGCTACGGCAGCTAGCCGCTTCCTGA
- a CDS encoding sialidase family protein, protein MSMETEQKTQPGSVTTLPGTVINHLPSEGKQYIGSPSLAVLPDGSYVASHDVFGPSTTEMEEGHTFIYRSDDRGESWEQIATIKPAFWSNLFVHNGALYLMGTTHHHGLIVVRRSDDGGHTWTLPEDTQTGIITPYGQYHTAPMPMLVHRGRIWRSIEDATASTRWGVRYNPLIMSAPLGADLLRQDSWSFSSIYRQNAAWLDNGFGGWLEGNVLALPDGSVANLLRVDVDAGGVAAMVTLDTDGHSLTFDPEKDFVELPGGATKFSIRQDPLEGGYWSLANAVPERHAKDLPRHTFIRNTLALLYSADARHWETRAIVLYHPDSKRHGFQYVDWLFDGDDLIVASRTSWDDPTGGAPNQHDANFLTFHRIPDFRTAGAGLDLEQQMAALSPTGGSQL, encoded by the coding sequence ATGAGCATGGAAACTGAGCAAAAAACACAGCCTGGCTCGGTCACGACTTTACCCGGAACGGTCATCAACCATCTGCCTTCGGAGGGCAAGCAATACATTGGCTCTCCTAGCCTGGCCGTCCTCCCCGACGGCAGCTATGTCGCCTCGCACGATGTCTTCGGCCCATCCACTACCGAGATGGAGGAAGGCCACACGTTCATCTACCGCAGCGATGACCGGGGCGAAAGTTGGGAGCAGATTGCCACGATCAAGCCGGCCTTCTGGTCGAACCTTTTTGTGCATAACGGTGCCCTGTACCTGATGGGCACCACCCACCACCACGGGCTCATCGTCGTGCGCCGCAGTGACGACGGCGGCCACACCTGGACCCTGCCCGAGGATACCCAGACTGGGATCATCACTCCGTACGGGCAGTACCACACCGCGCCGATGCCGATGCTCGTGCACCGCGGCCGCATCTGGCGATCCATTGAGGATGCAACGGCCAGCACCCGCTGGGGAGTGCGCTATAATCCCCTGATCATGTCCGCACCTCTTGGGGCAGACTTACTGCGTCAGGACAGCTGGAGTTTCAGCTCCATCTACCGGCAGAACGCAGCCTGGCTCGACAACGGCTTCGGCGGCTGGCTGGAAGGTAACGTCCTCGCCCTGCCCGACGGCAGTGTCGCGAATCTCCTGCGTGTGGACGTAGACGCCGGTGGCGTAGCTGCGATGGTCACACTCGATACCGACGGCCACAGCCTGACGTTCGACCCCGAAAAGGACTTTGTCGAGCTCCCCGGCGGCGCTACGAAGTTCTCGATACGCCAGGACCCGCTGGAGGGCGGCTACTGGTCACTCGCTAACGCCGTCCCCGAGCGGCACGCCAAGGACCTGCCTCGCCATACCTTTATCCGCAACACCCTCGCCCTCCTCTACTCCGCAGATGCCCGCCACTGGGAGACCCGCGCCATCGTACTCTATCACCCGGACTCCAAGCGCCACGGCTTCCAGTACGTGGACTGGCTTTTCGACGGCGACGACTTGATTGTGGCCAGCCGCACATCCTGGGACGACCCGACCGGTGGCGCCCCCAACCAGCATGACGCCAACTTCCTGACTTTTCACCGTATCCCGGACTTCCGCACCGCTGGCGCGGGCCTCGACCTGGAGCAACAGATGGCGGCCCTCTCGCCCACTGGCGGCTCCCAACTATAA
- a CDS encoding hemolysin family protein: MGLLVFYLLLAIVCSFLCSILEAVLLSMTPSYVTSMKESGHRSAHLLDSLKRNVDRPLAAILSLNTIAHTAGAAGVGAQAQKVWGEASLTIVSAILTLLILVLSEIIPKTLGATFWRQLSIPTAYTTQALTIALWPLVWLAMGITRTLSPKEHTSSINRDEILAMTQLGQSEGILDSNESEAMRSVIGFRSVKVQEVLTPRVVTLVWPAEWTVRQVMEAHKIIPYSRIPVRGDNVDHILGYVMKNDILAAAAKDQFEKRLSEMVYKAPVVPESSPLKQLFLQFLRKREHMAIVVDEFGGFAGVVTLEDVIETMIGHEIMDEIDKVEDLRKLAREQLGK; encoded by the coding sequence ATGGGCTTATTGGTCTTTTACCTCCTACTCGCCATCGTCTGCTCTTTTCTCTGTTCTATCCTGGAGGCCGTGCTGCTGTCCATGACCCCCTCCTATGTGACCAGCATGAAAGAGAGCGGGCACCGCTCGGCACACTTGCTCGACTCGCTCAAGCGCAATGTCGACCGGCCTCTGGCGGCGATCCTCAGCCTCAACACCATTGCCCACACGGCAGGAGCGGCAGGCGTCGGCGCACAGGCTCAGAAGGTGTGGGGTGAGGCTTCGCTCACGATCGTCTCAGCCATCCTGACGCTGCTCATCCTCGTCCTCTCGGAGATCATCCCCAAGACGCTGGGCGCGACGTTCTGGCGGCAGCTATCTATCCCCACCGCCTACACCACCCAGGCGCTGACTATCGCTCTGTGGCCACTGGTATGGCTAGCCATGGGGATCACCCGTACCCTCTCACCTAAAGAGCACACCAGCTCGATCAACCGCGATGAGATCCTCGCCATGACCCAGCTCGGCCAGTCCGAGGGCATCCTCGACTCCAACGAGTCCGAAGCGATGCGGAGCGTGATTGGTTTTCGCTCGGTCAAAGTCCAAGAGGTGCTCACACCCCGCGTCGTCACCCTCGTGTGGCCCGCAGAGTGGACAGTGCGCCAGGTGATGGAAGCTCACAAGATCATCCCCTACTCGCGCATCCCTGTGCGCGGTGATAACGTGGACCACATCCTGGGGTATGTCATGAAAAACGACATTCTGGCGGCCGCCGCCAAGGACCAGTTTGAGAAGCGTCTGTCGGAGATGGTTTACAAGGCCCCGGTCGTCCCGGAGAGCAGCCCGCTCAAGCAGCTGTTTCTGCAGTTCCTGCGTAAACGTGAGCACATGGCGATCGTGGTCGATGAGTTCGGCGGCTTTGCCGGAGTCGTCACACTCGAAGACGTGATCGAGACCATGATCGGTCACGAGATCATGGATGAGATCGATAAAGTCGAAGACCTGCGCAAGCTCGCCCGCGAACAGCTGGGAAAGTGA
- a CDS encoding FGGY-family carbohydrate kinase: MDTFIGIDVGTGSARAGLFDGEGKLLSKHSQSIQTWRPRPHYAEQSSDDIWSAITACTRAVMKDAGVPPESVKGIGFDATCSLVAVAADGQPVTVSPDGDDAHNIIVWMDHRALAETDQVNQAGDFSVYEFVGGKISPEMEVPKLLWLKKHLPESWKRAAYFFDLPDYLTYRATGSTGRSLCSTTCKWTYLAHEAAEGRSGWQDDFFRAAGLEDLVEEGYARIGTDVKPMGAPVAQGLTETAAAELGLAPGTAVGVSIIDAHAGGIGMIGMPEKAGGETPSRLDNRLALIGGTSSCHMVVSAEKRPIPGVWGPYYSAMVPGLWLNEGGQSAVGALIDHVIFNHGATETMMQASREAGLTPYEILNQRLTELAQDGPVHALTKDLHVCPYFHGNRSPRANPHLLGMISGLQLSATLDDLARLYLATVQAIAYGTRHIIEAMNASGYAIDTLVCCGGGIKNPVFLQQHADITQCRLILPEEPEAVILGSAMLGAVAAGTYESVQAAMAAMSRPGQVIEPSTQALPYHQAKYTVFHQLYTDQLAYQKVMDAAAE, encoded by the coding sequence ATGGACACCTTTATCGGAATCGACGTGGGCACAGGCAGTGCCCGTGCCGGGTTGTTTGATGGCGAGGGAAAGCTCCTGTCCAAGCACAGCCAGAGCATCCAGACCTGGCGGCCACGCCCTCACTATGCGGAGCAATCCTCTGACGACATCTGGAGCGCGATCACGGCCTGCACCCGAGCCGTGATGAAGGACGCTGGCGTCCCTCCCGAATCGGTCAAGGGCATTGGATTTGACGCCACCTGCTCGCTGGTAGCCGTGGCTGCGGACGGCCAGCCCGTGACCGTCAGCCCCGATGGCGACGATGCCCACAACATCATTGTCTGGATGGACCACCGCGCCCTCGCCGAGACAGATCAGGTCAACCAGGCCGGTGATTTCTCCGTGTACGAATTTGTGGGCGGCAAGATTTCACCCGAGATGGAGGTCCCCAAGCTGCTTTGGCTCAAAAAGCACCTGCCCGAGAGCTGGAAGCGCGCGGCCTACTTCTTTGACCTGCCCGACTATCTCACCTACCGGGCCACCGGCTCTACCGGGCGCTCCCTGTGCTCCACGACCTGCAAGTGGACCTATCTGGCCCATGAGGCCGCCGAGGGCCGCAGCGGCTGGCAGGACGACTTTTTCCGCGCCGCCGGGCTGGAAGACCTAGTCGAGGAAGGCTATGCCCGCATCGGCACCGACGTTAAGCCCATGGGGGCACCCGTGGCGCAGGGGCTGACCGAAACAGCCGCAGCAGAGCTGGGACTGGCTCCGGGGACAGCCGTGGGCGTCTCGATCATTGATGCGCACGCCGGCGGTATCGGCATGATCGGCATGCCGGAGAAAGCAGGCGGCGAGACCCCGTCCCGCCTCGACAACCGTCTCGCCCTGATCGGCGGCACCTCCTCGTGCCACATGGTCGTCTCCGCTGAGAAGCGCCCCATCCCCGGCGTCTGGGGCCCGTACTACTCGGCCATGGTGCCGGGGCTCTGGCTAAACGAAGGCGGCCAGTCCGCCGTCGGCGCGCTGATCGATCACGTCATTTTTAACCACGGAGCCACGGAGACGATGATGCAGGCTTCCCGCGAGGCAGGCCTCACACCCTACGAGATCCTTAACCAACGCCTGACTGAGCTGGCGCAAGACGGCCCGGTCCATGCGCTGACGAAGGACCTGCACGTGTGCCCGTATTTCCACGGTAACCGCTCCCCCCGCGCCAACCCGCACCTGCTCGGGATGATCTCGGGGCTGCAACTGAGCGCCACTCTCGACGATCTGGCCCGGCTCTATCTGGCCACGGTTCAAGCCATCGCCTACGGCACACGCCACATCATCGAGGCGATGAACGCCAGCGGCTATGCGATCGACACGCTCGTGTGCTGCGGGGGCGGGATCAAGAACCCGGTTTTCCTCCAGCAGCATGCAGACATCACCCAGTGCCGCCTGATCCTCCCGGAGGAGCCCGAGGCCGTCATCCTTGGCTCGGCTATGCTCGGCGCGGTGGCCGCAGGCACCTACGAGAGCGTACAGGCTGCCATGGCTGCCATGTCGCGCCCCGGTCAGGTCATCGAACCCTCGACGCAAGCCTTGCCCTACCATCAGGCCAAATACACCGTTTTCCACCAACTCTATACCGACCAGCTCGCGTACCAAAAAGTCATGGACGCCGCCGCGGAATAA
- a CDS encoding dihydrodipicolinate synthase family protein: MKIQGIIPPLVTPLKADETLDLDATERLLEHVIAGGVHGLFILGTTGEGPNLSYDLRRQFIDAVTEKVNGRIPVIVSISDTAYAESLSLADHAKKAGADAVAFTPPYYFIPGAPELGDFVRRMAEHVSLPFFLYNMPALTKVSLPLDVVELGFTMPNCLGLKDSSGDLFYFKKIKRLMGERDLTLLIGPEELLAESMLAGGNGGINGGANVFPRLYVKIYDLMQSGQEQEASALQREVMEVSSRLFTIGKHGSSIIKGLKGALELRGLCQRHLASPFSGFNDADLERVKTVLKELESRPLLAPYLR; this comes from the coding sequence ATGAAAATCCAAGGCATCATCCCTCCCCTCGTAACTCCGCTTAAGGCCGACGAAACACTCGACCTCGACGCGACTGAGCGTCTGCTTGAGCACGTCATCGCCGGTGGCGTTCACGGGCTGTTTATCCTCGGAACGACGGGCGAAGGCCCGAACCTGAGCTACGACCTGCGCCGGCAGTTCATCGATGCTGTCACCGAAAAGGTAAACGGCCGCATCCCGGTCATCGTCAGCATCAGCGATACCGCCTATGCCGAGTCCCTCTCTCTGGCGGACCACGCAAAGAAAGCCGGTGCCGACGCCGTGGCCTTTACGCCCCCTTATTATTTCATCCCCGGCGCGCCCGAGCTGGGCGACTTCGTGCGGCGCATGGCCGAGCACGTGAGCCTGCCGTTTTTCCTCTATAATATGCCGGCCCTGACGAAGGTGTCGCTCCCGCTGGATGTGGTCGAGCTGGGCTTCACCATGCCCAACTGCCTCGGCCTCAAGGACAGCTCCGGCGATCTGTTTTACTTCAAAAAGATCAAGCGCCTGATGGGCGAGCGGGACCTCACCCTGCTGATCGGCCCCGAGGAGCTGCTGGCCGAGTCCATGCTCGCTGGCGGTAACGGCGGCATCAACGGCGGGGCTAATGTCTTCCCGCGCCTCTACGTAAAAATCTACGATCTGATGCAAAGCGGGCAGGAGCAGGAAGCCTCTGCGCTGCAGCGCGAAGTGATGGAGGTATCGAGCCGCCTTTTCACCATCGGCAAGCACGGATCCAGCATCATCAAAGGCCTCAAGGGCGCTCTGGAGCTGCGTGGCCTGTGCCAGCGGCACCTTGCTTCGCCCTTCAGCGGCTTCAATGACGCAGATCTGGAGCGCGTAAAAACCGTCCTCAAGGAGCTGGAATCACGGCCACTGCTCGCCCCGTATTTGCGCTAA
- a CDS encoding DNA-binding transcriptional regulator, whose amino-acid sequence MRQIKPNRIALLLGQDLGYTRRVLSGVLSQTEASGHHWVFHNAPPDVRILPALERWRPDGIIAHLSDRALTDRLVEGGIPLVSVTDTIPGLAASCIDVDSEAVGRMAADYFMGLGYRSFAYYGSRKAAFSRHREQGFRQRLKEAGYEAANLHANFLPHSPYTQDWSRVDLQTQRWLKQLPKPVAILASNDIPARVLCEVSRSAGIRVPDDVAVLGVDNDVSECRMSSPALSSVELPAEQIGRGATAILERLMAGELPPTAHQLLAPLGIIARSSTDVRATLEPRLHQAIEFIDKYAERKLSVDEVARHCGLSRRSLERRFQDECKVTVYEQIQKARVARAKRLLLETEFNISEVAERSGLSNLRQLDRVFRQYEKVSPSEFRRRR is encoded by the coding sequence ATGAGACAAATTAAGCCAAACCGCATCGCGTTGCTGCTCGGGCAGGACCTCGGGTACACCCGTCGGGTGCTCTCCGGTGTGCTCAGTCAAACCGAGGCGAGCGGGCATCATTGGGTCTTTCACAATGCGCCGCCGGATGTGCGCATCCTGCCTGCTCTGGAGCGTTGGCGGCCGGACGGGATCATCGCGCATCTCTCCGACCGCGCCCTGACGGACCGGCTTGTCGAGGGAGGCATCCCCCTGGTCTCCGTGACTGACACCATCCCCGGCCTCGCCGCCTCCTGTATCGACGTGGATAGCGAGGCTGTGGGGCGGATGGCTGCCGACTATTTTATGGGGCTCGGGTATCGCTCCTTTGCCTACTACGGCAGCCGCAAGGCTGCGTTCAGCCGCCACCGTGAGCAGGGCTTCCGGCAGCGGCTGAAAGAAGCCGGCTACGAGGCGGCTAACCTGCATGCGAACTTCCTGCCGCACTCCCCGTATACGCAGGACTGGAGCAGGGTGGACCTGCAGACGCAGCGCTGGCTCAAGCAGCTCCCCAAGCCGGTCGCCATCCTCGCCTCAAACGACATCCCGGCCCGTGTCCTGTGTGAGGTCAGCCGAAGCGCGGGCATCCGGGTGCCCGATGACGTCGCTGTGCTGGGTGTGGACAACGACGTCTCCGAATGCCGCATGAGCAGCCCCGCACTCTCCAGTGTCGAGCTACCTGCCGAGCAGATAGGACGCGGGGCGACCGCTATCCTGGAGCGCCTGATGGCTGGCGAGCTTCCCCCCACGGCCCATCAGCTGCTGGCTCCGCTCGGCATTATCGCCCGCAGCTCGACGGATGTCCGCGCGACGCTTGAGCCTCGCCTGCATCAGGCGATCGAGTTCATCGACAAATATGCCGAGCGTAAGCTCTCGGTGGACGAGGTGGCCCGGCACTGCGGCCTGTCAAGAAGGTCGCTGGAGCGTCGTTTCCAGGACGAGTGCAAGGTGACCGTCTACGAGCAAATCCAGAAAGCCCGTGTCGCCCGTGCCAAGCGCCTGTTGCTGGAAACCGAGTTTAATATCTCTGAAGTCGCCGAGCGCTCCGGCCTGAGCAACCTGCGCCAGTTGGACCGGGTTTTTCGTCAGTATGAGAAGGTCAGCCCGTCGGAGTTTCGCCGTCGTCGCTAG